TTATGACAGTCCAGTTTCCAAGTTATCATTTTTGAGATGATttgttgtttaatttaaatcagTTACTAACTTGAACGTATTTTTATCGGCCGAAAGTTCATTAATATAGAAAATAACACATActttgaaaaaggaaaacatagtaCAATCAGAGTATCAAACTCCTAAGGAAAGACGAAAGAATAACACAGATGATAACAACAGAAGGATCCTATCCTATACATAAAACAAACTTACGATTAGTAAATCGCTCACAAAAGAGTCTACcaagttttgttttatttcaaataaagAAACCCAACCGCTCACAAGAAGCAAACATAAGTGAGTTTTAAACACAAGGACATAAGTCTTTAAGAGTGTCAGAATCAGTTGATCTGACCAGGTTGTCCTGAGCTGTAAGGCGGTCTTGGTCTCCTTCTTGTCAATCTTGCAACCATCGCCATAAATCCCGTTTCTTGAACCTATATACATAATTATGACTTCTAACATCAAATTCAATTAGGGTTTAATTcctaaattatataaattctcGAAGTGATGAACTCGTTTCAGCTCGTATtcttaatttgtatatttagCTTCCTAAACAGTTTTGCTCCGGATTCCCTTACTAATCTCACTTGattgtattatttatataactGATTAACATAATCCATAGGAAACAAAATGAGCAGATCATATTGAGAATAAAAAGAGCTTACAGTTTCAGTTCCAGGgtcttctgatgatgatgaagatggtgGTATGGATGATGATTCAAGACCAAGGCACTTCAATATGGCTTGAACAGTTTTGTGAAAGGCAGAACATGGAGAGTTGAGAAGAGGGTAGTAAACTTccttttcttcatcttctcttctatagcttctcttttcttctccatTAACTTCCATTTTTTGTTAGCTCTCTTCTCTATTAAATTTtctttcgtcttcttcttctgctcaaTGCATTAAAGTATTGTGTCTCATTTGACCTCACCTGCTTCTCTCTGTGTTTTACACACACACCCTACCTTCATTTAATACCTCCtgtttttaacctttttatttataaattattttttatttaatgattAAGACAATTATGATGAAAATTCTTTCTTCTTAACTACACTGAGGTTCCAAAACCCGTAATATTCTCAGACTCAAAATTACATTATTTAATATTAGTTTCATCCCAAACATCACTTGTAATTTCTAAGTCTTACAAATAGTATTTTTCAGTTGAATTATCAACATTTGGAAACTAGGGTGAAGTTCAACTAAACCGTAAACATTTAAACggataaaattttgattatgttaattttttatattagaaaGAAGCAAAATAATTTGACCATTTAGAAAATAAAGCGTAATTTACTTAAATAATTGTTACATTAATGACTAGTCAGGCTTGTAAACTAAAATACATCAAACCAACGAAGAATAAAAAAAGGGCAAATCTCCGAAATATCACTTTTtaaagtttatatcacaaaaatagcattcaaaaactaaaatgaccaaaatagcattttatcttttgaaaattttaatttttttatttttcaaaatttgaaatcttatccccaaaacctcatttctaaaccctaaaccctaaaccctaaaccctaaaccttaaactctaaaccctaaaacctaaatcttaaaccccaccctttaactatAAAccttaagtttgtgacttttgataaaacattaagtgctatttttgtgacttttgaccttgaatactagtttggaacaaaaaattgatttagtgttttttttgtttttttctcataaaaaaaacagatcttatcttatattaaaaaagGAAGCCAAATCCAAACCAACATGAAATAGAAAATTGGATTATAGTGCATTCTAaagataacaataaaaatattaattagattatatatgaaatattgGGTTAATCTAAAATAGATGTGTAGCGAACTCAGAGGGCTTTGTCTTCTATTGTTCATAATTTTGCTTATGGATCTTTATTGTTGTCGTCCTCTTTACCTCTTTGAACTCTTGAACCAAGGTTCCTTTGGCAATAGATGATGAGTCCTCTCTTACGAAAACACAAATAAATGTTCGTATTTATTATTCCCTCAgtcattttgttttgtcttcttttgTTACAgcctaaaaataataattattattcttGCGTAGGACatccttttatattttatactatttGAGGTTAGAAATTTAGCGTCACGACTGATAGACTGTGATTAACCCGAGGTTCTTAGAGTTGAGtttttagcggaagttaagaaactgttttttaatttttaactaaaaaaactaagaaccggtttttaaagtttttatttaagaaccagttcttaatttttttagttaaaagttaagaaacagttttttaaCTTTCGCTAAGAACCCCGTACTAAGAACTCCGGGTTAATCGTGTtcttataatattgtttttacTTGGTCTTGAAAACTATTGTCCTTCTCGTCTCTTTTCACTTGTCTTTTATCATTTCTCGAACCAAATACACTCATATAAACTAGTTTAATTCAAAGGATGATGCAATGCTAAGAATGTTGACAAGTTCTACCACATTCTAAAACAAATGCTAATTAAATCTATACTTTAACTTGACCATGGAAGAAGGACGTTTAGGAGTTGTTATGATTcttttaaaatagtataattaCGTAAGTGTGGTAGGAGTCAAACTAATAACACCAAACTGTGTGTAATTTCGCGTTTCTTGAACCGTTGAACGATAAAGTATGAAGCGTAGTTGCTTTACATAAACTAAAGTAACTGTGTTAAAATC
The window above is part of the Brassica napus cultivar Da-Ae chromosome C8, Da-Ae, whole genome shotgun sequence genome. Proteins encoded here:
- the LOC106414212 gene encoding elicitor peptide 6 encodes the protein MEVNGEEKRSYRREDEEKEVYYPLLNSPCSAFHKTVQAILKCLGLESSSIPPSSSSSEDPGTETVQETGFMAMVARLTRRRPRPPYSSGQPGQIN